The nucleotide window ATATTCTTTATTAAATGCGTAATAACCGTTGTTACGAAGTAATGATGAGATACGTTGTCGTTCTTTTTCAAGAACATTACGGTCGAAAAGAATTCCTTTTTTCAGTAAAAAAGAGGAGGTGTCGGCCATAACTATATCCCGTATGTTTTGGTCGGGAATATTATAACTGATCTCGTCGATATAATATGGTTTATTGGCAGTTACGATATATTTTACTTTCATTTTTTTCTTTTTCGACACGGTATCAACCGTTACTACCGCATTTTCGTATCCCCGGTTGCTCAGCGCCTTTTTTATTTCCTTTTGCGATCTTATCGTAAGGATGCTGTCATAAATTACAGGAGGTGTTCCCATTTTTCTCATGAGCCGGTTTATCCATCGCGTAGTATCTTTTCCCGATAGATTATAAAAGAAGAGAGGTAGCCCGAATATGCCGAATGTTTTGTGATTGGGTTCCTGCCTGATGTACGGTTTCAGTTCAGAAGGTTTTATGTTTTTGTTATCGGTCGTAATGCTTACGTTATTGAGAAGATATTCTCCTTGACCTACATGCCGCGTTGTACTGCATGAAGAGACCAGATAGATTAAAATGAGAAAAATAGAAAAGTATGTTATCCTCTTTGAATTCATATAGGGTAAACGATTGCCGTAGAAAGGCTATTAATCTTCCTAACGTGCAAACGTACTTAAATAATGGTTTATATACAAACTGTTACCCGAAAAACAAAATGTCTTTTTTCATTTTTTATAATCCCCCGGAAAGATTTCTTTTTAGATAATTCTTTCTGAAATTTATTGCGGGAGTCTAACGTTTTGTAGTGTGTGATATATTCGATTTTTTTTGCTTTTATTTTTTATAAATTGATATTAAAAACAATGACAAACTGATACTTTTTTATTAAAACCCGAATTTTTTCCTTGGATTATTTGCATAATAGAACGAAACCCTATACATTTGCATTGTGATTCTAACCAAAAGAATGATGATTAGTCTTACTACATTACATCTCATTAACCTTATCGGTTCGATTCTACTCGGTGTCGTCGTGCATAGAGGGAGATGAGAAAGGTATGTAGTTGCTTTATGTAGAACATAAAAGTAATAAAGTGATAAGGCCTTTCTGAAAAGAGAGGCTTTTTTATTATATGAAGGATAAAATGATATGAAACATCAGTTACGAAGCGATCTTAGCACTCAAGGACGAAGGATGGCCGGGGCAAGAGCCTTATGGCGGGCTAACGGAATGACCGAAGAACAAATGGGCAAACCCGTTATCGCTATTGTCAATTCTTTTACTCAATTTGTTCCCGGACATGTACATTTACATGAGATCGGCCAAAAAGTAAAGGCAGAAATAGAAAAGATGGGGTGTTTTGCAGCTGAATTTAATACAATAGCTATCGACGACGGTATTGCTATGGGACATGACGGCATGCTGTATTCGCTACCTTCAAGAGATCTTATTGCAGATAGTGTGGAATATATGGTAAATGCCCATAAAGCCGATGCAATGGTGTGCATTAGTAACTGTGATAAAATTACTCCCGGAATGCTTATGGCTGCAATGAGGTTGAATATACCGGCTATTTTTGTTTCGGGAGGGCCTATGGAAGCCGGCCATGCCGGAGGCCGGGCGCTCGATCTTATCGATGCGATGATCGAGTCGGCCGATGAGTCGGTAAGAGATGAGCAGGTACAGATAGTAGAGCGTTCGGCCTGTCCTACCTGCGGTTCTTGTTCCGGGATGTTTACCGCCAATTCGATGAATAGTTTGAATGAAGCGATAGGAATGGCCTTGCCCGGTAACGGTACAATTGTGGCGACTCATTATAATCGTGAGCAATTATTTGTAAAGGCGGCGAGAACTATAGTCGAAAACGCTTATAAATACTATCGCGATGGAGACGAATCGGTATTACCCCGTAGTATTGCGACTCGTAGCGCTTTTCTTAATGCAATGACACTTGATATCGCGATGGGAGGATCTACAAATACTGTTCTTCATTTATTGGCAATAGCACATGAGGCTGGCGTTGATTTTTCGATGGACGACATTGACAAGTTGTCTCGTAAATCGCCGGTTTTGTGTAAAGTGGCTCCTAATTCTCATTATCACATACAGGATGTTAACCGAGCCGGAGGTATTCTTTCGATTATGAGTATACTTGCGAAACAAGGATTATTGGATACGTCGGTATCGAGAGTCGACGGCATGACTTTAGCAGAGGCGATCGACCGCTATGCAATCGACGGGAAAAAATATTCTAAAGAGGCTGAGGAACTTTGGAGGAGTGCTCCGGCTAACCGGTTTAATTTGAAAATGGCATCGCAGAACAATACTTATTCTGAATTGGACACAGACCGGGTATCGGGTTGTATTCGTAATTTCGAACACGCTTATGTAAAAGACGGAGGATTGGCTGTTCTGCGCGGGAATATCGCACAGGACGGTTGTGTCGTAAAAACGGCAGGTGTAGACGATAGTATCTTCCATTTTTCAGGTAAAGCCCGGGTATTTGAATCTCAGGAAGCTGCCTGTGAAGGAATTTTGTCCGGAAAAGTTTCGGCGGGGGATGTGGTCGTAATTATTTACGAAGGCCCTAAAGGGGGGCCGGGTATGCAGGAGATGTTATATCCGACTTCTTATATAAAATCGAAACATTTAGGAAAAGAATGCGCCTTGATTACCGATGGTCGTTTTTCAGGAGGAACATCCGGCCTTTCTATCGGACATATTTCACCGGAAGCTGCTGCAGGAGGAAATATCGGACTTGTGCGGGATGGAGATATTATCGAGATAAATATTCCCGAACGGACCATCGATGTTAAGGTAAGCGATATTGAACTCGAATGTCGCCGAAAAGAGGAACAGGCGAGAGGCGATAAGGCTTTTACACCGCATTCACGCGACCGTTATGTGTCGAAAGCATTGCGGGCTTACGCAGCTATGGTAAGTTCTGCCGATAAAGGGGGAGTCCGTATGATATGATTGTATTGACGACCGGTTTCACTGGTATAATAATTAAAAAGAAATATAGGATGGCCGGTTTCATATAAAACCGCTTATTCGTATTATAATATAAAATATGGCTACAGAAAAAATAAATGGCTCAGAGGCACTGATCCGTTCGCTGATGGAAGAAGGGGTAGATACAATCTATGGATATCCTGGTGGTGCAATCATGCCGGTATTTGATTGCCTGTATGATTATAGAGATAAATTAAAACATATATTGGTACGTCACGAACAAGGGGCTACTCATGCCGCACAGGGTTATGCCCGGGTATCGGGAAAAACGGGAGTTGTACTCGTTACTTCGGGACCGGCTGCTACCAATATTATTACGGGAGTTACCGATGCGATGATTGACAGTACTCCTTTGGTAGTAATAACAGGACAGGTAGTTTCTTCGCTTTTGGGTACCGATGCGTTTCAGGAAACCGATGTCGTGGGAATTACCCAGCCAGTCACGAAATGGAGTTATCAAATACGTTACCCCGAAGATATAGCATGGGCAGTTGCCCGGGCTTTTTATATTGCCCGTACCGGAAGGCCAGGGCCGGTCGTTCTCGACTTGGCAAAAGATGCACAGGTGGGAATGATCGATTTCAGTTACGAACCGTGTAATTTTATTCGCAGCTATACTCCTTTCCCGAAATTAAATGAAGAGGAAATAAATCGTGCGGCGGCTCTTATCGATGAGGCTAAAAGACCTTTTGCTCTTGTTGGTCAGGGAGTTATTTTAGGAAATGCCGAAAAGGAACTTCTTGCTTTCATTGAAAAAGCAGGTATCCCTGTGGGTTCTACCTTATTGGGGCTTTCGGCTATAGCGACTTCTCATCCCTTGAATAAAGGAATGCTCGGTATGCATGGGAATGTAGGGCCGAATATTAAGACCAATGAGTGTGATGTTCTTATTGCGATTGGTATGCGTTTCGACGATCGGGTGACAGGTGACCTGAATACTTATGCCAAGCAAGCGAAAGTAATACATTTCGATATCGATCCTTCTGAATTCGATAAAAATGTAAAGGCCGACGTAGCTGTTTTGGGAAATGCTAAAGAAACTTTGGCGGCTGTAACGGAGAAAATTAGGAAAAACGAACATCTCGAGTGGGTGCGGAGTTTCGAAAAATGTGAGAAGGTAGAATTTGATAAAGTTATCAGCAAGGAAGCTTTTCCGACAGAAGGTCCTCTTGCCATGGGTGAGGTTGTACGTAAAGTGTCCAAGGCGACCGGCAATGAAGCCGTATTGGTAACCGATGTGGGTCAGAACCAGATGTTGGGAGCTCGTTATTTTAAATATTCACGTACTCGAAGTGTTGTGACATCAGGCGGTTTAGGAACAATGGGATTCGGTCTTCCTGCAGCTATCGGGGCGAAGATCGGGGCTCCGGATCGTACGGTTTGTCTTTTCTCCGGTGACGGGGGAATACAGATGACAATTGAAGAATTGGGTACTATTATGCAGTATAATATAGATGTAAAGATTATTATTCTGAATAATAATTTCCTTGGAATGGTACGGCAGTGGCAACAATTATTCTTTGACGAGCGTTATTCGGAAACGCCTATGCTCAATCCCGATTTTGTGGCATTGGCCGCAGCATACGGAATAAAAGGGCAGGAGGTTACCGATCGTTCGCAACTCGATGGCGCCATTCGTTCAATGCTGGAATATAAAGGTCCTTATTTGCTTAATGTTTCGGTAGAAGAAAAGGGAATGGTTTTCCCGATGACGCCAGCAGGAACATGTGTTACGAATATCATGTTGAACACAAACGAAAAATACGGATAAAATGGAACAGACTTTATATACGGTAACAGTATATTCGGAGAATCAGGTAGGGTTACTGAATCAGATATCGATTATTTTTACCCGTCGTCGCTTAAATATAGAATCGCTTTCGGTTTCGGCTTCGGCTATCGAAGGAATTCATAAATTTACGATTACCACGATAAGCGATGAAGATATGATCTCCAAGGTGGTAAAACAGATTGAAAAACGTATCGATGTATTAAAAGCTTTTTTTTATACCGACGATGAGATTGTTTATCAGGAAGTGGCGCTTTATAAAGTCGCGACCGAAAAATTACTCGACGACAGCAGTATCGAAGAATTGGTACGCAGGCATAATGCTCGAATTCTCGAGGTAAATCGAACCTATACGGTCATCGAGAAATCGGGACATACCGAAGAAACGCAGCAGTTATTCGAAGAGTTGAGTAAATATGGTGTAATGCAATTCGTTCGTTCGGGGCGGGTAGCGATTACTAAATCTACGGTAGAACATGTGAGTATTTTCCTTGAGGAACAGGAAGATCGTCGTTGCCGGTTATTGGTTTGATGGTTTTAAATATATACGGATATGTGTGGAAATGATGACAAAGTTGCAATGTTCAGATACTCGGTCGAACCGGCTGAGGGAAATGCTCAGGGAGAGTTGCCTCTGACTATTTTGGTGAAACGTATCCTTGAAACGGCTACCTTTCATGCAGAAAAATGGTCGGTAGGATATAGCTCTTTGATAAAGAGTCGTTTGACTTGGGTTTTAGCACGTTTGGCCGTCGAGATGCGGCGATATCCGAAAATAAATGAAGATTATGTAATCGAGACTTGGGTAGAAAGTTATAATAAACATTTCTCAGCCCGTAATTTCCGGTTTAGTTCTCCGCGGGGAGAAATTTATGGCTATGCGAGAACAATTTGGTCGGTCATCGATATCGATACGCGCATATCGGTAGATCTGAGTACTCTCGATTGTTTTTCAGACAGGGTTTCCGGTGTAGAATGCCCTATCGATCGACAATCGAAATTGAAGCCTGTGGAAGGCGAACCTTTGGTTTCATATCCGGTACGTTACAGTGATATCGACCTGAACCGTCATGTGAACAGTGTAAAATATATAGAACATATGCTCGATACTTTTTCATTGCAGCAGTATGATGAAAATATGATCGGTCGGTTCGAAATAAATTATATGAGTGAAATAAGGTACGGGATGTGGTTTGTATTCTATCGCAGGGAATTTGATAATTCCTGTTTCGAACTCGAATTGAAAAACCGGAACCATGAAGGAATATGCAGGGGAAAGGTTTGGTTTGTTCCCCGCGAAAAGAAAGAGAGAAATTAATGTTTTATTTTTTAATATAATAACAATCAAAATGGCAATTATGAATTTTGGCGGTGTTGACGAAAATGTAGTAACCCGCGAGGAATTTCCTTTGGAAAAAGCAAGAGAAGTATTAAAGGACGAAACTATCGCTGTGATCGGTTATGGCGTACAAGGCCCCGGTCAGAGCCTCAACCTGCGAGACAACGGTTTTAATGTAATCGTAGGACAGCGTAAAGATTCGAAGACCTGGAATAAGGCGATTGCCGACGGATGGGTTCCTGGAGAAACTTTGTTCGAGATAGAGGAAGCTTGCGAGAGAGCGACTATTATACAATATTTGTTGTCCGATGCTGCGCAGATTGCAGTTTGGCCCAAAGTGAAAAAACACCTGACGAGCGGTAAGGCCTTGTATTTTTCTCATGGTTTTGCGATTACTTATAAAGACCGTACAGGTATAGTTCCTCCAGCCGATGTAGATGTTATTATGGTTGCTCCTAAAGGATCGGGAACGAGTTTGCGCCGTATGTTTTTGCAGGGACGCGGGTTGAATTCGAGCTATGCGATTTTCCAGGATGCTACCGGTCGGGCAAAAGAGAGGGTAATTGCATTGGGAATCGGTGTCGGTTCCGGATATCTTTTCGAAACTACTTTTAAAAGAGAAGTTTATTCTGATCTTACTGGTGAGAGAGGTACATTGATGGGAGCTATTCAGGGAATTTTCGCTGCTCAGTACGATGTGTTGCGTGCCAATGGACATACTCCCTCGGAGGCATTTAACGAAACAATTGAAGAACTTACACAATCTCTTATGCCTCTTATTGCAGAAAATGGAATGGATTGGATGTATGCTAATTGTTCTACGACTGCCCAACGGGGTGCGCTCGACTGGTGGAAGAAATTCAGGGATGCGTCTAAGCCTGTTTTCGAGGAATTATATAAGGAAGTTGCAAAAGGAAATGAGGCTCAGCGGTCGATCGATACTAACAGTAAACCCGATTACCGAAAAGGATTGGAAGCTGAATTGAAAGAACTCCGTGACAGTGAAATGTGGAAAGCGGGAGAAACTGTGCGCAAGTTGCGCCCCGAAAATAACTGATCATCATTTTGCCGATTTTATTGTCGGTAGAGTAATATATAATGTTTTTAACAACGCCCTATCAACTACGATAGGGCGTTGTTATTGAATAAAAAATAAAAGCCGCCCATATCAGGCAGCTTTTATATCCTTTACAGAGGCCTTCTCACGAAGACGAAAAGTTCCTTAAATATATTGCTATAAAATTTTCAAGGTCTGCTATATAGGCGTGGATTTGATCAGGAACTTTTATTTATACTTTTACTCTGTAATAAAAACCTTTATATACAAACAAAAATAGAGTATATCTATGAAAGATAAAAGGCCTATTTTAAAGAAAAAATGTTCTGATTGTCGTTTTTTCCATCATAAAAAGTGCAAGATTTTTCTTGCGCTTTTTATGATGGAATTAATGAGCATTTTACATCTGGCTGTAATCTTTCGCGAGTCCGCCTTCTCCGGTTTCTTTATAAAGTGAAGGCAGGTCATGTCCGGTTTGTTTCATAACTTCCACTACTTTATCGAATGATACTCTGTGTATTCCATCGGTAAAAGAGGAGTAAATATTGGCGTCGAGTGCCCTTGCGGCAGCGTAAGCGTTTCTTTCGATGCAAGGGATTTGTACCAGCCCGCATACCGGATCACAGGTCATTCCCAGGTGGTGTTCAAGCCCCATTTCGGCAGAATATTCTATCTGCGCAGGGCTGCCTCCGAATAATTGGGTCGCTGCCGCAGCTGCCATCGCACAAGCAACACCTACTTCCCCTTGGCAGCCTACTTCGGCACCCGAAATGGAAGCATTGGTTTTTACGATGTTTCCGATAAGACCGGCTGTTGCCAAGGCTCGTAAAATGCGGGTATCACTGAAATCTCTCGTTTTTTGTAGATGAAAAAGAACTGCAGGTAAAACTCCGCACGAACCGCAAGTCGGTGCCGTCACGATTTTTCCACCCGAAGCATTTTCTTCACTTACCGCTAACGCATAAGAGAAAACGAGTCCTCTCGATTGAAGGGATTGTTTATAACCTGTTGCCCGGATGTAATAGCTCGAGGCTTTTCTTCTCAGGTTCAATGGTCCGGGAAGAACTCCCTCGGCATCGAGTCCGCGTTGAATGCAATCTTTCATTACCTTCCATACTTCGGCAAGATAATCCCATAAATCTTCATCTTCGCATTCCTTTACATATTCCCAGTAATTTTTTCCGCTTTTTTCACACCAGTGTAAAATATCGCTCATTTTATGCATTTCATAAATAGAGAGCGATGAGGAAGTATTCAGCGGTTTCCCTTCTTCGGCTAATGCTCCGCCTCCTATACTGTAAACCGTCCATCTTTCATTTTCTTTTCCGGTAGTATCGTAAGAGATAAATGTCATGGCGTTGGGATGGAACGGCAGAAATTCTTTCGGACGCCATTCTATCTCGACGGGAGCATAAGGTTCAAGGACGTTCAATATCGCACGATCGGTAAGGTGTCCTTTTCCGGTAGCGGCAAGGCTACCGTATAAAATAACTTTAAAGGATGAACTTCCGGGGTGTTTTTGTTGAAATATCTCGGCGGCTTTTCTGGGTCCCATCGTGTGGCTACTCGAAGGTCCGTATCCGATGCGGTATAGTTCTTTAATCGAGTTCATTGTGTGTTAAGCGTAATTGTGAATAAATACGTTTATTTAATTGCGACAAATGTACGTAAATGTTATATATCTCGGGCTTAAATATCGAATAATATTTATCTCTGTTGAAGGCCGGAAAGTGAAAATTTAAGGATATTGCCTGTCGTGAATAATATTTTTACTATTTTTACACTATAAAATAGAAAAGAACGATTTTATTGAATAGCTGATTCTTACATACAATCCAGATGGTACGGATAGTCGTATGTTTATAATAACAGGGGAATTAATCTTGTCGTTAAATTTCTGAATGGTAGCTGAATATCCGGTGTGAAGGATAATCGTATTAATACTTAATTTGCGTAGTGTTTTTTTAATTAATGGTATTGTGCTCATAATGAGATTTTATAAAATAATATTAAAAGTAGATGGTATCGTATCCTTAAAAGTGTATGCTTTATTAGTATGTTTTATATATAGTGGTATGCCGGTTTCGGCCGGTATAGAAAAAGAAATTGTTTTTCAGCAGCTTTCACTGAATGAGGGTCTTTCTCAAAGTTCTGTATTTAATATTCTTCAAGATAAGAAAGGATACATGTGGTTTGCTACCGGAGATGGTCTTAACCGGTACGATGGTTATAAATTTACGGTTTATCGGCATAACAAAGCCGATTCTACAAGTATCGAAAATAGTAATATCCGGGCACTATATCTCGATTCGAAAGATCGTGTATGGATCGGTACGCAGGGAGGATTATCGATGTATGACCATTGTAAAGCCCGTTTTGTGAATTATCCTTGGAAAAATACGGGTTTTAAAAAACAACTGATTTACAGTATTTGTGAATGTGGAGAAAATCAATTTTTACTGGCTACCGATCGGGGCCTTTTTCGTTTTTCAGATAAAGAAGGATATGAACTTACGTCTTTTCCCGAAAAAAGGGTTTCGTTGGTATTCAGTTTCAGAAACAGAATATTGGTAGGGGGAGAAGGTGGTTTATTTTATTATGATATACTCGGCGATTCGTTTGAGGTTGTAGATAAATCACTCAGGAATAAGCCTGTTATGACGATTCTTCCCTATAACCGTGATCCGAATAAAATATGGATCGGTACCGAAGGGAAGGGCTTGTATCTTTATGATATGGCATATCATGTGCTTGTTTCTTATAAACACCGGCCTGCAGATCCGGAAAGTATATCTTCCGATTTTATCCGGTCATTATCTTATGACGGAAATCATCGGTTATGGGTAGGGACATTTGTGGGACTAAATATTCTGAAAGGAGATGAGAAAGGATTTTATCATTTGTTCAATACCGTTTACGGTGCGAACGAATTGAGCCAAAATTCTATCCGTGCGATATATACAGATACACAAGGTGGGATGTGGTGTGGTACCTATCTCGGGGGATTGAATTATTATCATCCTTTGAAAAATCAGTTCGAGCATTTAAAATATGTGCGTTACGCTAATTCTCTCAATGATAATGTAGTAAGTGCTATGCTCGCCGAATCATCGTATGTGTGGATCGGTACAAACGATAATGGACTGAATCGGTATGATCCTGAAAATGATCGATTTGTTTATTATAAACACGAAGAAAACGATCCGGAAAGTATTTCGGGGAATAATATTAAAGCCTTGTTGAGGTTATCTGACGGTACATTGGCTATAGGAACTCATGATGGCGGTCTGTGTTTTATGAGAGAAAAAGCAGGGCGATTCAGTAGGTTACATATCTCTTCAGATCCTGTGTCGGATAATGGAGTATATTCTCTGTTGCAAGATGAAAACGATATATTATGGATAGGAACTTTAAACGGACTGTATCTGTACGATTTCAAAGAAAAGAAATTCCGTCCGTTTACTGTATCGACAGGAGCTGACAGATTAAAAGACAGGCAGATACTGGAGTTGTATTCCGATAGTAGAAAACGTATTTGGATGGGTACCGATAACGGGTTGTATATATATGATAGAACTCGAAACGAGATTCTGGATGCCGAACCGCAGAAAGCAAATGATAAGCAGATCTGTTGTATTTTCGAAGATAATAAACAGAATATTTGGGTAGGTTCTCGGTCTGGACTTTTTATATATGATCAGGATGCCGGTCGGTTGAATGATATAGGCAGTCGTTATAATATTCCCGATTATATGATATACGGTATTCTTCAGGATAGTTTCAACCGGTTATGGATGAGTACGAATAGCGGCTTGATATGTTTGAATACAGAAAGCGGTAGCTGGCGCGTGTATACCGAATCGGACGGAATACAGAGTAATCAGTTCAACATGTATGCTTATTGTAAAAGTTCAGATGGAAAAATGTATTTTGGAGGAATAAACGGGATAACTCTTTTTTATCCCGAAAGACTGATTGATAATCCTTATACTCCGGCGGCCATTATCGACAAATTTTCTGTTTTTAATAAAACTATACGTCCCGGAGATGGAAGCGGTATTTTAGAAAAAAGTATCGATGAAACACATATTGTTACCCTGACATCTTCTCAAACTGTGTTCGGTCTTGAGTTTATTGTACCGAACTATTTATCGGGAAAAAAGAACATGTTTTCTTATAAGCTTGAGGGATTTGATAATCAATGGTATGATACACCGAAGAACAGCGTTAGTTATTCCAATCTCGATCCGGGACGGTATATATTTAAAGTAAGGGCGGCAAATAACGACGGCAAATGGAGTGAGAAAGAGACTGATCTTGTGATTGTGATATTGCCTTATTGGTGGAAAACATGGTGGGCGACAACTCTTTTTATATTGTTAGGAGGAATCTTGATATTTTACGGAATACGCTTTTATACGTCACGTCAGATTATAAAGAAAGAGCTGGAATTGCAAAGAAAAGAGAAAGAACGTACAGAAGAGCTTAGCCAGATGAAAATACGTTTTTTCATTAATATTTCACATGAATTTCGTACTCCATTGACCCTTATTTTGTCTCCTGTCTATGAAATTCTCGAAAGAGGAGTGAGCGATCGATGGTTAAAAAAGCAGTTGTTGCTTATTCAACATAATTCCAATCGAATGTTGCGTCTTATTAATCAGGTTCTCGATTATCGACGTATAGAAATGGGTGCAATGAAGCTTCGCGTACGTCAGCAGAAAATACGTCCGGTTGTTGAGGAAATATTCGATATGTTCGTCCAAGCGGCTTCGAATAAAAAAATAGAATATTGTTTCGATTGCGATATATGTGAAGAGAAAGTTTTCTTTGATGAAAATTATATAGAAAGAATATTGACCAATTTAATCTTCAATGCGTTGAAATATACTCCCGAATATGGGATTATTACGGTACAATTGAGTATAAAAGGAAAATCGGTAATTATTTCGGTAAAAGATACGGGATGTGGTATTCCAGAAGATAAACAGGCTCGTATTTTCGAAAGATTTTATCAGGTAGAGGAGAACAGCGAAGGGACCGGGATCGGACTTTCATTTGTAAAACGCCTGGTAGCACAACATCATGGGGAAATACACTTGAATAGCATTTTAGGCGAAGGGTCGGTTTTTACAGTGACTTTACCGGGTGATGAACAGGATTATTCTGATAATGAGCGGATAACGGGCATTTCGGTTGTTTCGAAAATGAAGAGTACGGAAAATGAGCTTATCGATGTAACGGAATTTGTCGAAGAAGATCATCCGTTTTCGGAATTACGTCTTGCCGATGTTAATGATACCTATACTCTGTTACTTGCTGAAGATGATATAGAAGTGAGGAAATACTTATATGAAAATTTTTCGGCGTTTTATCGGGTCTTTCAGGCTGAAAATGGAGAGAGAGCCTGGGAAATATTGAATAGCGGGGAAAAAATCGATTTTATTATCTCAGATGTAATGATGCCCGTAAAAGATGGAATCAAGTTTTGCAAACAGGTAAAACAGAATATTTATTTTTGTCATATTCCACTTATTTTATTAACTGCAAAAACGACTGTCGGAGAACAATTGGCCGGTCTTAGCATCGGTGCGGATGATTATATCAGTAAACCATTCGTTTTCTCGGTTCTACATACAAAAATGCAGAATATTCTCAGGGGCCGTCAGCGTGCGATTCGAAATTATGTATCCAATATGGAGGCCAGTCCCATACAGATCGTATCCGGAGGAATAGACGGTGAATTGTTGAATAAAGCGGTAGATATTGTCGAGCGAAATCTT belongs to Coprobacter tertius and includes:
- a CDS encoding acyl-[acyl-carrier-protein] thioesterase, whose product is MCGNDDKVAMFRYSVEPAEGNAQGELPLTILVKRILETATFHAEKWSVGYSSLIKSRLTWVLARLAVEMRRYPKINEDYVIETWVESYNKHFSARNFRFSSPRGEIYGYARTIWSVIDIDTRISVDLSTLDCFSDRVSGVECPIDRQSKLKPVEGEPLVSYPVRYSDIDLNRHVNSVKYIEHMLDTFSLQQYDENMIGRFEINYMSEIRYGMWFVFYRREFDNSCFELELKNRNHEGICRGKVWFVPREKKERN
- the ilvD gene encoding dihydroxy-acid dehydratase, with amino-acid sequence MKHQLRSDLSTQGRRMAGARALWRANGMTEEQMGKPVIAIVNSFTQFVPGHVHLHEIGQKVKAEIEKMGCFAAEFNTIAIDDGIAMGHDGMLYSLPSRDLIADSVEYMVNAHKADAMVCISNCDKITPGMLMAAMRLNIPAIFVSGGPMEAGHAGGRALDLIDAMIESADESVRDEQVQIVERSACPTCGSCSGMFTANSMNSLNEAIGMALPGNGTIVATHYNREQLFVKAARTIVENAYKYYRDGDESVLPRSIATRSAFLNAMTLDIAMGGSTNTVLHLLAIAHEAGVDFSMDDIDKLSRKSPVLCKVAPNSHYHIQDVNRAGGILSIMSILAKQGLLDTSVSRVDGMTLAEAIDRYAIDGKKYSKEAEELWRSAPANRFNLKMASQNNTYSELDTDRVSGCIRNFEHAYVKDGGLAVLRGNIAQDGCVVKTAGVDDSIFHFSGKARVFESQEAACEGILSGKVSAGDVVVIIYEGPKGGPGMQEMLYPTSYIKSKHLGKECALITDGRFSGGTSGLSIGHISPEAAAGGNIGLVRDGDIIEINIPERTIDVKVSDIELECRRKEEQARGDKAFTPHSRDRYVSKALRAYAAMVSSADKGGVRMI
- the ilvN gene encoding acetolactate synthase small subunit, which produces MEQTLYTVTVYSENQVGLLNQISIIFTRRRLNIESLSVSASAIEGIHKFTITTISDEDMISKVVKQIEKRIDVLKAFFYTDDEIVYQEVALYKVATEKLLDDSSIEELVRRHNARILEVNRTYTVIEKSGHTEETQQLFEELSKYGVMQFVRSGRVAITKSTVEHVSIFLEEQEDRRCRLLV
- the ilvC gene encoding ketol-acid reductoisomerase encodes the protein MAIMNFGGVDENVVTREEFPLEKAREVLKDETIAVIGYGVQGPGQSLNLRDNGFNVIVGQRKDSKTWNKAIADGWVPGETLFEIEEACERATIIQYLLSDAAQIAVWPKVKKHLTSGKALYFSHGFAITYKDRTGIVPPADVDVIMVAPKGSGTSLRRMFLQGRGLNSSYAIFQDATGRAKERVIALGIGVGSGYLFETTFKREVYSDLTGERGTLMGAIQGIFAAQYDVLRANGHTPSEAFNETIEELTQSLMPLIAENGMDWMYANCSTTAQRGALDWWKKFRDASKPVFEELYKEVAKGNEAQRSIDTNSKPDYRKGLEAELKELRDSEMWKAGETVRKLRPENN
- the ilvB gene encoding biosynthetic-type acetolactate synthase large subunit, with the protein product MATEKINGSEALIRSLMEEGVDTIYGYPGGAIMPVFDCLYDYRDKLKHILVRHEQGATHAAQGYARVSGKTGVVLVTSGPAATNIITGVTDAMIDSTPLVVITGQVVSSLLGTDAFQETDVVGITQPVTKWSYQIRYPEDIAWAVARAFYIARTGRPGPVVLDLAKDAQVGMIDFSYEPCNFIRSYTPFPKLNEEEINRAAALIDEAKRPFALVGQGVILGNAEKELLAFIEKAGIPVGSTLLGLSAIATSHPLNKGMLGMHGNVGPNIKTNECDVLIAIGMRFDDRVTGDLNTYAKQAKVIHFDIDPSEFDKNVKADVAVLGNAKETLAAVTEKIRKNEHLEWVRSFEKCEKVEFDKVISKEAFPTEGPLAMGEVVRKVSKATGNEAVLVTDVGQNQMLGARYFKYSRTRSVVTSGGLGTMGFGLPAAIGAKIGAPDRTVCLFSGDGGIQMTIEELGTIMQYNIDVKIIILNNNFLGMVRQWQQLFFDERYSETPMLNPDFVALAAAYGIKGQEVTDRSQLDGAIRSMLEYKGPYLLNVSVEEKGMVFPMTPAGTCVTNIMLNTNEKYG
- a CDS encoding L-serine ammonia-lyase: MNSIKELYRIGYGPSSSHTMGPRKAAEIFQQKHPGSSSFKVILYGSLAATGKGHLTDRAILNVLEPYAPVEIEWRPKEFLPFHPNAMTFISYDTTGKENERWTVYSIGGGALAEEGKPLNTSSSLSIYEMHKMSDILHWCEKSGKNYWEYVKECEDEDLWDYLAEVWKVMKDCIQRGLDAEGVLPGPLNLRRKASSYYIRATGYKQSLQSRGLVFSYALAVSEENASGGKIVTAPTCGSCGVLPAVLFHLQKTRDFSDTRILRALATAGLIGNIVKTNASISGAEVGCQGEVGVACAMAAAAATQLFGGSPAQIEYSAEMGLEHHLGMTCDPVCGLVQIPCIERNAYAAARALDANIYSSFTDGIHRVSFDKVVEVMKQTGHDLPSLYKETGEGGLAKDYSQM